In one window of Helianthus annuus cultivar XRQ/B chromosome 17, HanXRQr2.0-SUNRISE, whole genome shotgun sequence DNA:
- the LOC110932573 gene encoding proline-rich protein 2-like has translation MVINTIRSKGFLLILIIFFVTSNANQELQNADSSQLLLRKLGFKASDLEYYKKRSLGVNPNRDVPGGPSLPPPLAGETTMVSFGVNPERDVPGGPSLPPPLAGKTTMVSLGVNPERDVPGGPSLPPPLAGETTMLSLGVNPERDVPGGPSRPPPLAGETTTVSLGVNPERDVPGGPSRPPPLAGETTTVSLGVNPERDVPGGPSRPPPLAGETITVSLGVNPERDVPGGPSRPPPLAGETTTVSLGVNPERDVPGGPSRPPPLAGETTTVLLGVNPERDVPGGPSRPPPLAGETTKASLGVNPERDVPGGPSRPPPLAGVTTSIH, from the coding sequence ATGGTGATTAATACCATTAGATCAAAAGGGTTCCTACTAATTTTAATCATCTTCTTCGTCACCTCTAATGCTAATCAAGAATTGCAAAATGCCGATTCAAGCCAGCTTTTGTTGCGTAAGCTAGGGTTTAAAGCGTCTGATCTTGAATACTATAAGAAAAGGTCGCTTGGCGTCAACCCTAACAGGGATGTACCTGGAGGCCCTAGCCTCCCTCCCCCTTTGGCAGGTGAAACAACAATGGTATCGTTTGGTGTCAACCCCGAAAGGGATGTACCTGGAGGCCCTAGCCTCCCTCCCCCTTTGGCAGGTAAAACCACAATGGTGTCGCTTGGTGTAAACCCTGAAAGGGATGTACCTGGAGGCCCTAGCCTCCCTCCCCCTTTGGCAGGTGAAACCACAATGCTGTCGCTTGGTGTAAACCCTGAAAGGGATGTACCTGGAGGCCCTAGCCGCCCTCCCCCATTGGCAGGTGAAACAACAACGGTGTCGCTTGGTGTAAACCCTGAAAGAGATGTACCTGGAGGCCCTAGCCGCCCTCCCCCTTTGGCAGGTGAAACAACAACGGTGTCGCTTGGTGTAAACCCTGAAAGGGATGTACCTGGAGGCCCTAGCCGCCCTCCCCCTTTGGCAGGTGAAACAATAACGGTGTCGCTTGGTGTAAACCCTGAAAGGGATGTACCTGGAGGCCCTAGCCGCCCTCCCCCATTGGCAGGTGAAACAACAACGGTGTCGCTTGGTGTAAACCCTGAAAGGGATGTACCTGGAGGCCCTAGCCGCCCTCCCCCTTTGGCAGGTGAAACAACAACGGTGTTGCTTGGTGTAAACCCTGAAAGGGATGTACCTGGAGGCCCTAGCCGCCCTCCCCCTTTGGCAGGTGAAACAACAAAGGCGTCGCTTGGTGTAAACCCTGAAAGGGATGTACCTGGAGGCCCTAGCCGCCCTCCCCCTTTGGCAGGTGTAACAACATCGATTCATTAG